The following proteins are encoded in a genomic region of Papaver somniferum cultivar HN1 unplaced genomic scaffold, ASM357369v1 unplaced-scaffold_10, whole genome shotgun sequence:
- the LOC113325969 gene encoding 18S rRNA (guanine-N(7))-methyltransferase RID2-like isoform X1: protein MCQDLGFMDGVINGDISISVVQWICYADRSSHNRRLRLKAFLDHYIGVYPESNDQLELILGFAKRAGFAAGMVDDSSLHVNLGRFMRLLMVVFSWLKS from the exons ATGTGTCAG GACTTGGGTTTCATGGATGGAGTTATTAATGGTGATATTAGCATCTCAGTGGTGCAG TGGATTTGCTATGCAGATAGGTCCTCTCATAATCGAAGACTGAGATTGAA GgcatttttggatcattatatcGGTGTTTACCCTGAAAGCAATGACCAGCTTGAATTGATCCTAGGATTTGCTAAGCGTGCTGGCTTTGCAGCTGGTATGGTTGATGACTCTTCCCTACATGTAAATTTAGGACGATTTAtgaggttgttgatggtggtttttagctggttaaaatcgtaa
- the LOC113325969 gene encoding 18S rRNA (guanine-N(7))-methyltransferase RID2-like isoform X2 → MDGVINGDISISVVQQWICYADRSSHNRRLRLKAFLDHYIGVYPESNDQLELILGFAKRAGFAAGMVDDSSLHVNLGRFMRLLMVVFSWLKS, encoded by the exons ATGGATGGAGTTATTAATGGTGATATTAGCATCTCAGTGGTGCAG CAGTGGATTTGCTATGCAGATAGGTCCTCTCATAATCGAAGACTGAGATTGAA GgcatttttggatcattatatcGGTGTTTACCCTGAAAGCAATGACCAGCTTGAATTGATCCTAGGATTTGCTAAGCGTGCTGGCTTTGCAGCTGGTATGGTTGATGACTCTTCCCTACATGTAAATTTAGGACGATTTAtgaggttgttgatggtggtttttagctggttaaaatcgtaa
- the LOC113326295 gene encoding B3 domain-containing protein At5g42700-like, with protein MATERAVLFQSTLGGANPSFVKSMRQSDVYNGYWLSIPQMFCVDHLPNRDAAITLVDSQGVEFDARYLRLGRGLTGGWKRFAWQHNLVHGDALVFERPEPTVFRVYIFRAVDV; from the exons ATGGCTACTGAGAGAGCTGTTCTTTTTCAATCAACCCTTGGAGGCGCAAATCCAAGTTTTGTTAAATCGATGCGCCAAAGCGATGTTTACAATGGTTATTGGTTG AGCATTCCTCAAATGTTTTGCGTGGATCACCTACCGAATCGTGATGCAGCGATTACCTTGGTAGATTCTCAAGGGGTAGAGTTCGATGCTCGTTATCTCCGTCTCGGGAGGGGATTGACCGGAGGTTGGAAAAGATTTGCTTGGCAGCATAACCTTGTTCATGGCGACGCTCTGGTGTTCGAGCGACCTGAACCAACCGTATTTAGG gtttacatattCAGAGCTGTGGATGTTTGA
- the LOC113326296 gene encoding uncharacterized protein LOC113326296 has product MVSTRDKLSRYKPEIELKCGLCDHPAESINHLFFDCPYARSVWLALNINVGHVMTRYGSFKNWILSWFSAGSNLTFGAVWTIWKDRCTKIFQNISPNRTMSIDVINRMVSTVPNSCNTSIGVLQVQKWKPPDDDFVKFNFNASFKHDTLQGGIGLIVRNCAGNCLGVQGKFFNGGMKRGVEVEELKCKAMIAAANLAIAKDFNNIIFESDCEALIKSINELISYVHWMNQSLVLDIRFLLSKISRWKCISIKREANGLADKLAKMARLS; this is encoded by the exons ATGGTTTCAACAAGAGATAAGTTATCTAGATACAAACCAGAAATTGAATTGAAATGTGGCTTATGTGATCATCCTGCTGAATCTATAAATCATCTATTCTTTGATTGCCCTTATGCCAGGTCTGTTTGGCTAGCTCTTAATATCAATGTTGGTCATGTTATGACTCGATATGGCTCTTTCAAGAACTGGATTCTATCTTGGTTCTCTGCTGGATCTAATCTTACTTTTGGTGCAG TCTGGACCATATGGAAGGACAGATGTACTaagatttttcaaaacatcaGTCCTAATAGAACCATGTCCATAGATGTCATTAATAGAATGGTCTCCACGGTTCCTAATTCCTGTAATACTAGTATTGGTGTTTTgcaggttcaaaaatggaaaccaCCAGATGATGATTTTGTTAAATTTAATTTTAATGCTTCTTTCAAGCATGATACATTACAAGGAGGCATTGGACTAATAGTAAGAAATTGTGCAGGTAACTGTCTTGGAGTGCAAGGGAAAttcttcaatggaggaatgaagagaGGAGTAGAAGTTGAGGAACTGAAATGCAAAGCAATGATAGCAGCTGCAAATTTGGCTATTGCAAAGGACTTCAACAACAttatctttgaatcagattgtGAAGCTTTAATAAAATCCATTAATGAACTAATTTCTTATGTTCATTGGATGAACCAATCTTTAGTTTTGGATATTAGGTTTCTTTTAAGTAAAATCAGTAGATGGAAATGTATTTCAATTAAGAGAGAAGCTAATGGTTTGGCTGATAAGCTGGCTAAAATGGCTAGATTATCTTag